TCTTATGGCGCTTTTTGTGGGCTTTGGGTGGTTCTATCAAGTGCAATACTTGGTTCAACAAACCACCGGAATGGAGATACCAGAGCGTTTTATCCAATTTTACCTTTCTACCCTCTCGGTTTTTGCTGCGATTTTGGGGTATATCCTTTTGGAAGGAATCAAGGTATTTGGAAATGCGGGGCAACGCGAACGATGGAAACGCGACATGTTCGCCCACCGAGCGGCGACAGTGCGGGCTGAAACAGAATGGCAAAGGGCAAATGCGGCCTTTCGGATCACCAAAGCGGAAATGTTTGCGGGTCGTATCGCAGGATTTTGGCTTTTGATCTGGATTTTTAGCAGAATGTTTGGTAACGAACAACGCCGTGCCTTGAGAAAAGGTGTTCAAAAATCGTATAAAGTAGCCTTTGGGCAATTACATGAAACCTTAGATTCCCCCAAAACCACTCATGAAAATACGCCGCCAGCCATCGGTGGGGATAGCATCAGCAATGTAGCTTTGGCAGAACCTGAAGTTGCCATAACGCCCATAAAACACTTTTGTTTAAATCCTGATTGCACAAACGAAGTACCGCATCCAGATAAACTTACCTGCAAGGGAGATGGGTACAGAAGATGCGAATCGGTGGTAAATCGGGCAATTAAGCGGGTTGCCATCGGGAATGGTTCTGGTCATGACTGGGATCTGTATGAAAAAGCGTGTGAACGAAACGAGGCACGGGTTAGGACTTTGACCGAAAAAGAAACCCATAAAATTATTCTGAGCAAACCATAAAGGAGGTTCTATATGCGACTCTCGATCCTATCCAGCGGTGCATTTTTAATTGTATCCATGATTTCCACCACCATCACTTCGATTATTACGGAATTTTGGTGGATACCGGGCATGGTCGGTGGGGGCTTGTACCTTTGGTTATTCATTCGCAAACGGAATCCGAACGAAACTTCACCTTGGTTTGATGTGGGGCAGGATATTGGGGATGTTTTGGATGAGCAAGACGTACACTATAACCACATTTTGGTGGATGAAGACAATCCAAATATGATTCGATTCCTGATCCAATGTCCGACGAATGGCGGAGCAAACTTTGAAACAGAGGTACTCTCCCTTTTATCTGCCTTTAGAATGCGGTTAGGCAATGCCAAGATCGAACTTAAACCAGACTATGATAACCGTGCAATGGTGCTTCTGCTCCCACGTCCCGAAGGCCAACGAAAGAAAGTAAACCTCGAAGATGCACTTGAAGCAGTAAAAAAAGCAAAAGCCAAACTTCCGGTTTCACTTGGGCTAACTAACGGTGGTAAGTATCCCGTATTAGACCTCGCTGAAATGCCTCATTTGTTGATTGCTGGCACTACTGGATCTGGGAAATCTGTGTTTTTATTGAACGTCTTGGTTTCGTGGCTAAGGTTCAGAAAACCACAACTCATTTTAATTAGCCCCAAACCAACCACATTTGCAGCTTTTAAATCGGTTGCAACTGTTATTTCGGATGCAAATGAAGCAGTTCAGGCACTCCAAGCAATGGTAATTGAAATGCACCGACGCTACACCGTGCCAGGTTTACACCCTCCGATTGTCATCATGATAGATGAACTTGCACAACTAATGGTCGCTTCGGAGAAACCATTGCGATCTGCCACGGAACTTTGCTTGGTGCAACTGGCACAAATGGCGCGTGAAGCCTCCATACATTTGGTTCTGGCAACTCAAAGACCGAGTTCCGAAGTTATTACGGGGCTGATTCGGGACAATATTCCGGGTAGGATTTGTTTAAGGGTAGCGACGCCCTCCGCCAGTCGGATGATTTTGGGCGACCAACATGGCGACGGGTATAAATTAAGAGGCAACGGGCATGGCTATTATTTGCAAGGTGAGAAATTGCTCGAATTTCAAGCCCCGATGGTCAGCGAGGAAGACGTAAACAAAGCCATTGCGACACCGCCCACCATTACTTCTATTCGATCTCGCAGTTATACACAAGCGGCCTGAATTTAGTGTGCCCAAGTTGGAATTTTACCAAATTCAATTCCAAAAACCCACGTAATAATGGTATATGCAAACATTGATACCAAAAACGCAAAGAAAATATTCAGCCAGATGCCGGCCCGAATCATTTCCGTTACTTTAATATAGCCTGTACCATAAACAATGGCATTCGGTGGCGTTCCGACCGGCATCATAAATCCCGTACTTGCGGCTATGGTTGCTGGAATGAGCAATAACAAGGGGTTTTCGCCCATTTGCATAGCAACAGGGCCTAACACCGGCAATAAGGTGGCTGCTAAAGCGGTATTACTTGTAAATTCAGTTAATACAATAGTAAGTACAACAATGGTAAAGAGCAATAAGAACATAGGTAGGACATTCAATGCGCCGAGGCTTGCCCCAATCCACTTCGCTAGGCCGGAAGTCCCAATCGCTTCTGCAAGGCTTAGACCGCCACCAAACAACAAAATCAATTCCCAAGGCAATTTTGTAGCAGATGGCCAATCCATCACAAACACACCTTTTTTCAAGTTCAGCGGTATTAAGAAGAGCAATACGCAGCCTGTTATTCCAATGCCAGCATCAGAAAGAAAGGGGGTTTTAATCCCTAACAATGGTTCAGACAAGGACTTAAACACCCACAAAAACGCTACCAAGAAAAAGGCAAGCCCAACCCATTTTTCTGCTGTGGTCATTTTGCCTAAACCCTTTTTTTCTCTCACCACCATCTCCTTTGCCCCTTCTATCTCTTTCATCTTTATGGGGAATACAATTCTCGTAAGGATCAATGTTACTATCGGAATTGAAACGACTACCATTGGCAAAACGGCTAACATCCATTGAACAAAACTTATTTGTATGCCATAGGTTTTGTTCATAAAACCTGCAAAAAACATATTTGGTGCAGTTCCGATGAGCGTTCCCAAACCGCCAATCGTCGAGGCATGTGCAATGGCCAACATCAAAACGATAACAAAATTCCGCTGATTTGGGTTTTCGCCCTCTTCGTACAACAGGCGCACTACCGATAATGCAATCGGAAGCATCATCATAGTAGTAGCGGTATTATTGATCCACATACTGATAAAAGCAGAGGAAATCATAAAACCGAAAATGAGCCTTTCCGGACTTGTCCCCACTGCTTGAATGATGGATAGTGCGATACGTTTATGCAAATTCCACTTTTCCATTGCCAAAGCAATAATAAATCCACCCATAAACATATAAACCACTGGATCGGCGTATGGTGCGGTTGCCTCATCTATTTTCAACACACCCATAAGCGGAAAAAGCACAATCGGCAAGAGTGAGGTTATGGGAATTGGAATGGCCTCCGTAATCCACCATGTTGCCATGAGAACGGCGGCAGATGCTGTATTCCACGCCGCTACCGACATTCCTTCTGGCGCGGGTAATAACTGCATTATCATCATCAACATTGGCCCCAAAACCAATCCGACGAGTTGCCTTTTCTCAAATTTTGTTTCCATAGTCTTATTGTTTTGA
This genomic stretch from Rhodothermia bacterium harbors:
- a CDS encoding DNA translocase FtsK, whose protein sequence is MRLSILSSGAFLIVSMISTTITSIITEFWWIPGMVGGGLYLWLFIRKRNPNETSPWFDVGQDIGDVLDEQDVHYNHILVDEDNPNMIRFLIQCPTNGGANFETEVLSLLSAFRMRLGNAKIELKPDYDNRAMVLLLPRPEGQRKKVNLEDALEAVKKAKAKLPVSLGLTNGGKYPVLDLAEMPHLLIAGTTGSGKSVFLLNVLVSWLRFRKPQLILISPKPTTFAAFKSVATVISDANEAVQALQAMVIEMHRRYTVPGLHPPIVIMIDELAQLMVASEKPLRSATELCLVQLAQMAREASIHLVLATQRPSSEVITGLIRDNIPGRICLRVATPSASRMILGDQHGDGYKLRGNGHGYYLQGEKLLEFQAPMVSEEDVNKAIATPPTITSIRSRSYTQAA
- a CDS encoding DASS family sodium-coupled anion symporter, whose translation is METKFEKRQLVGLVLGPMLMMIMQLLPAPEGMSVAAWNTASAAVLMATWWITEAIPIPITSLLPIVLFPLMGVLKIDEATAPYADPVVYMFMGGFIIALAMEKWNLHKRIALSIIQAVGTSPERLIFGFMISSAFISMWINNTATTMMMLPIALSVVRLLYEEGENPNQRNFVIVLMLAIAHASTIGGLGTLIGTAPNMFFAGFMNKTYGIQISFVQWMLAVLPMVVVSIPIVTLILTRIVFPIKMKEIEGAKEMVVREKKGLGKMTTAEKWVGLAFFLVAFLWVFKSLSEPLLGIKTPFLSDAGIGITGCVLLFLIPLNLKKGVFVMDWPSATKLPWELILLFGGGLSLAEAIGTSGLAKWIGASLGALNVLPMFLLLFTIVVLTIVLTEFTSNTALAATLLPVLGPVAMQMGENPLLLLIPATIAASTGFMMPVGTPPNAIVYGTGYIKVTEMIRAGIWLNIFFAFLVSMFAYTIITWVFGIEFGKIPTWAH